From Dermatophagoides farinae isolate YC_2012a chromosome 10, ASM2471394v1, whole genome shotgun sequence, a single genomic window includes:
- the LOC124489795 gene encoding son of sevenless homolog 1, whose protein sequence is MYTIGRDNIDVYDFKSEENLRKWRGFFIPTLLQIQKITHPTLIVKTDGLQYVESLLLKLLGAIMATNSTAGAGSASLMTLHTISDFEDRIRRLIPDPLKTNSLKKAKEILSALRNSKRSKANIIFHGNVDRSPLKTPVDKFHHMLQKDVLGHKTDIQVSQYLLAVLEFIATDILQLAGHYVRNMIHTEITSQDIHATMCADKVLMEIFYKDEEEEDDDGPPLSANCYYSQSFFDADFGDNGGGEYGNVGGNHHHHHHHTTITYSEAVHEFIQEERQFIRELSLIIKVFRDPMTTVLSDDDLQRIFVNIDDIYEFAIKFLSLLEDAVEVADEDDCPAIGSCFIEIAEDEEMDVFHKYAQNVMNFSFRDHLYTVLSQHSLQSRISEIFSSRYNAAANGMMAAIKYVLPRLLLLPVYHCFSYFKAIEKLRELTPLVSDRENYEQADSSLQSLRNVLEKEKKLNKFGDGYFLRLYGRTHRATALAKMKEIQSSIDNWNGKDIWQSCNEFIREGLLYKVSNPGKSIGQFSKSERRAFLFDSLLVLCKHYTKRMVPGRGDNSHLECRFKERFYIRNIEIIERDELYVPSNFSLFSNHFIGHSADSQQQNSILEQQHQSLSSSVSNISNHIASDNSNTIHAFEISQTNQNQSIVLMAKTVEENDSWMSQLILLNMRSMLERTLDAKLLEEAKKHPLLLPHASVYRFAIEDMDTNIIFEENKSNRNVPLIKGATLLKLVERLTYHKYGDPNLVRIFLTTYRSFCTPIELFKLLIERFEIPEPDFRSCMQAMYYANEELSSPTSVAPPAQELLLDSNEMMASDQTIHSSTGTFVVNNNNTSSSGPTSPTSLNNNNQQQQQQQQQLPPTPSDFSKFFDEQDEQCQQDYREMLKRFRKEYAQPVQFRVLNVLRHWIDKHWYDFERESQLLDMLNEFVNEKLAKSHTKVAKWCHHIRSVVDRKKSQNVAAQFDALSIINGPIGRPLSSITKINDGPEEFDLLAYSPGAIAAHLTLFEFDLYRAVQPYEFIGMDDQSLVWTKKDKQKTSPNLLKMIRHYTIICYYFEKCIVEAENFEERVAIVTRIVEIMSRLMQYNNFNGVFEIVGALDSAPIHRLEHTLSQIERNSKLKKALEEAKDLMDNHFKKYKEKLFSIDPPCVPFLGNFLTNIVHLEVGNPEYLSPPNSDSGCHHHHNILSHHQQINDSSLSNAQQQTNTNAQSSSTSTMKLEADGAAATSKLINFQKKRRVYETISLIQQYQNEPYNSQSQKTTKKINLSKFNPEISNFFENLDHIVYDDEEEKQFNNYVYNKSLEIEPRGCKQPPKFPRKWPDRNLKQSSKSRNIRLPGISSSSHHNQSLSSSSSYNHSHQNSHSSMMMMMDNCDSISLQQQQSPSTPLTPPGSLCPDPIFAPVMIGGGDRLMNNGTPHISPTTPGIQSMSFFPTSSAWQQIPQSTPPQSQYHHQHSASSPLISPPLSSDFLGTSNKSPLVPKSDPPPLPPRGIRSNSIAPDSTNANSSNSSNLPGSAPPLPPKTYKRLGPAAATSSNSSAQPSLPTTSETNSGSSSSTVSTLPSSSTTGTKTSYRDKVPLPLPRMPLPSSNHYHQRFNSDIVTTASSSSSTSPNHASQSNGPVINRRNSTVENVAALSPRRYSQAQLPPPLPPTPLTSSPQTPMMNMSQTLFNLLPGSSSGSPIGGIHHHHNPSSTLSSSSPPLPPLSSSLHRPPPTPTSATLPNLISNSNNNNNNNNNNNNNNNNNGPELPPKTYRLSNPCR, encoded by the exons ATGTATACAATAGGACGtgataatattgatgttTATGATTTTAAATCTGAAGAAAATCTACGAAAATGGCGtggatttttcattccaacTTTATTAcag ATTCAAAAAATCACACATCCAACATTGATTGTTAAAACAGATGGTTTGCAATATGtagaatcattattattgaaattattagGAGCAATAATGGCTACAAATAGTACGGCAGGCGCTGGTAGTGCATCATTGATGACATTACATACAATCAGTGATTTTGAAGATCGTATTCGACGTCTAATACCGGatccattgaaaacaaattcattgaaaaaagcaaaagaaaTTCTTTCTGCATTGCGTAATAGTAAAAGAAGCAAAGCGAATATCATATTTCATGGCAATGTGGATCGTTCACCATTGAAAACACCTGTGgataaatttcatcatatgCTACAAAAAGATGTTCTTGGTCATAAAACCGATATCCAGGTTTCACAATATTTATTGGCTGTATTGGAATTTATTGCTACCGATATACTACAATTGGCCGGACATTATGTACGTAATATGATTCATACGGAAATCACTAGCCAAGACATTCATGCTACGATGTGTGCCGATAAAGTTTTAATGGAAATTTTCTATAAagacgaagaagaagaagatgatgatggaccaCCATTATCGGCCAATTGTTATTATagtcaatcattttttgatgcAGATTTTGGTGATAATGGTGGCGGTGAATATGGTAATGTTGGcggcaatcatcatcaccatcatcatcataccaCAATCACATATTCAGAAGCGGTACATGAATTCATACAAGAAGAAAGACAATTTATACgtgaattatcattgataataaaagtTTTTCGTGATCCAATGACCACCGTTCTTTCCGATGATGATCTCCAGCGAATATTtgtcaatattgatgatatttatgAATTTGCTATCAAATTTTTAAGTCTCCTAGAAGATGCTGTTGAAGTGgccgatgaagatgattgtCCAGCAATTGGTTCatgttttattgaaattgcCGAAGATGAAGAGATGGATGTCTTTCATAAATATGCTCAAAAT gttatgaatttttcatttcgcgACCATTTATACACTGTTCTTTCACAACATTCCCTTCAAAGCCGTATAAGTGAAATATTCTCATCAAGATATAATGCAGCAGCCAATGGAATGATGGCTGCTATAAAATATGTTTTACCACGGCTACTACTATTGCCTGtatatcattgtttttcGTATTTCAAAGCAATCGAAAAATTAAGAGAATTAACACCATTGGTTAGTGATCGTGAAAATTATGAACAAGCCGATTCttcattacaatcattgaGAAATGTGTtggaaaaagagaaaaaattaaataaatttggtGATGGTTATTTTCTACGATTATATGGCCGTACACATAGGGCAACAGCATTggcaaaaatgaaagaaattcaatcatcaatcgataattggAATGGAAAAGATATTTGGCAATCATGTAATGAATTCATACGTGAAGGTCTACTGTATAAAGTATCCAATCCGGGTAAATCAATTggacaattttcaaaatctgAACGTCGAGCTTTTCTATTTGATAGTCTATTGGTACTATGTAAACATTACACTAAACGTATGGTGCCAGGTCGTGGTGATAATTCACATCTGGAATGTCGATTTAAAGAACGTTTTTACATACgaaacattgaaataattgaaCGTGATGAACTATATGTaccatcaaatttttctctattttccaatcatttcattggcCATTCGGCTGatagtcaacaacaaaattcaattctggaacaacaacaccaatcattatcatcaagtgTGTCGAATATAAGCAATCATATCGCCAGTGATAATTCAAATACAATACATGCATTCGAAATATCACAAACGAATCAAAATCAGTCAATAGTATTGATGGCAAAAACAGTGGAAGAAAATGATAGCTGGATGTCTCAGCTGATTCTATTGAATATGCGTTCAATGTTGGAACGAACATTGGATGCCAAATTATTGGAAGAGGCAAAAAAACATCCACTGTTATTACCACATGCATCGGTATATCGTTTTGCAATCGAAGATATGGATACAAACATTAtatttgaagaaaataaatccaaTCGTAATGTACCGCTAATCAAAGGCGCCACATTATTGAAATTAGTCGAAAGACTTACCTATCATAAATATGGTGATCCGAATTTAGTACGAATTTTTCTCACAACTTATCGTTCGTTTTGTACaccaattgaattgtttaaattgttgattgaacGTTTCGAGATACCTGAACCAGATTTTCGTTCATGTATGCAAGCTATGTATTATGCAAATgaagaattatcatcaccaacaagtGTAGCACCACCTGCacaagaattattattggattcaaatgaaatgatggcATCAGATCAGACAATACATTCTTCAACCGGAACATTTgttgtgaataataataatacatcaTCGTCAGGTCCAACTAGTCCAACTTCTctaaacaataataatcaacaacaacaacaacagcagcagcaattaccaccaacaccatcaGATTTtagtaaattttttgatgaacaaGATGAACAATGTCAACAAGATTATCGTGAAATGTTAAAACGATTCCGGAAAGAATACGCTCAACCGGTGCAATTTCGTGTATTGAATGTTCTTCGACATTGGATCGATAAACATTGGTATGATTTTGAACGTGAAAGTCAGCTGTTGGAtatgttgaatgaatttgtgaatgaaaaattggctAAATCACATACAAAAGTGGCCAAATGGTGTCATCATATACGTAGTGTTGTGGATaggaaaaaatcacaaaatgTTGCCGCACAATTTGATGCATTATCCATCATTAATGGACCAATTGGACGGCCATTGTCGAGCATTacgaaaatcaatgatggtcCAGAAGAATTTGATCTTTTAGCg taTTCACCTGGAGCTATTGCTGCACATTTGactttatttgaatttgatctaTATCGTGCCGTACAACCATATGAATTTATTGGTATggatgatcaatcattggTATGGACGAAAAaggataaacaaaaaacatcgCCTAAtctgttgaaaatgattcgtCATTATACAATT atttgttattattttgaaaaatgtatTGTTGAAGCAGAAAATTTCGAAGAACGTGTTGCAATTGTCACTAGAATCGTTGAAATAATGAGCCGTTTAAtgcaatataataattttaatggtGTATTCGAAATTGTTGGCGCTCTGGATTCGGCACCAATTCATCGGCTAGAGCATACTTTATCACAGATTGAACGTAAtagtaaattgaaaaaagcaTTGGAAGAAGCTAAAGATCTTATGgataatcattttaaaaa atataaagagaaattgttttcaatcgatCCACCATGTGTTCCATTTTTGGGTAATTTTCTTACCAATATTGTACATTTGGAAGTTGGAAATCCTGAATATCTTTCTCCTCCGAATTCTGATTCtggttgtcatcatcatcataatattttaagtcatcatcaacagattaatgattcatcattgtccAATGCTCAACAACAGACAAACACTAAcgcacaatcatcatcaacatcgacaatGAAACTTGAAGCTGATGGCGCTGCAGCCACTtctaaattgattaattttcaaaagaaaCGTCGTGTTTATGAAACAATTTCGTTGATACAACAATATCAGAATGAACCATACAATTCACAATCACagaaaacgacaaaaaagaTTAATCTTAGTAAATTTAATCCAGAAATTTCA aattttttcgaaaatttaGATCATAttgtctatgatgatgaggaagagaaacaattcaataattatgTTTATAACAAATCATTGGAAATTGAACCAAGAGGATGTAAACAGCCACCAAAATTT ccTCGAAAATGGCCAGATCGTAACCTGAAACAAAGTTCGAAATCAAGAAATATTCGATTACCTGGAATTTCGAGTAGtagtcatcataatcaatcattatcatcatcatcaagttatAATCATAGCCATCAGAATAGCCATAgtagtatgatgatgatgatggataattGTGATTCGATatcattacaacaacaacaatcaccatcaacgCCGTTAACTCCACCGGGTAGTTTATGCCCGGATCCAATTTTTGCACCTGTCatgattggtggtggtgatcgattgatgaataatggaACACCACACATTTCACCAACAACCCCGGGCATTCAATCGatgagtttttttccaacatcATCAGCTTGGCAACAAATTCCACAATCAACTCCTCCTCAAtctcaatatcatcatcaacatagcGCATCATCTCCATTGATTTCACCACCTTTATCTTCAGATTTTTTAGGCACTTCAAACAAAAGTCCTTTGGTGCCGAAATCCgatccaccaccattaccaccaaGAGGTATTCGAAGCAATTCGATTGCTCCCGATAGCACTAATGCTAACAGCAGTAATAGTAGTAATCTGCCTGGATCAGCACCTCCTCTTCCACCAAAAACATATAAACGTTTGGgtccagcagcagcaacatcTTCAAATTCGTCCGCACAACCATCGCTGCCTACTACTTCTGAAACGAATTCtggatcatcgtcatcgacCGTCTCAACTCTTCCTTCATCTTCAACGACAGGCACAAAAACTTCTTATCGAGATAAAGTACCATTACCTTTACCACGAATGCCTTTGCCATCatcgaatcattatcatcaacgttTCAATTCGGATATTGTAACtacagcatcatcatcgtcatccaCCAGTCCAAATCATGCATCACAATCAAATGGTCCAGTCATAAATAGACGAAATTCAACTGTTGAAAACGTTGCCGCATTATCACCAAGACGATATTCACAAGCTcaattaccaccaccattgccTCCAACaccattaacatcatcaccacagacaccaatgatgaatatgtcACAAACATTATTCAATCTATTGCCTGGTAGTAGCAGTGGAAGTCCAATTGGTggcattcatcatcatcataatccatcttcaacattatcatcgtcatcgccaccattaccacctttatcatcatcattacatcgtccaccaccaacaccaacatCGGCAACATTGCCCAATTTAATTAgtaatagcaacaacaacaataataataataataataataacaataacaacaataataatggtccAGAATTACCACCGAAAACATATCGATTATCAAATCCATGtcgataa
- the LOC124489798 gene encoding sodium- and chloride-dependent GABA transporter 2 isoform X1: MTNNKTDAVHVNGTTAHYTTNGQLDPTTMTTPSSSSSSSSASASASASASTITSPMTNTTTTMTTDSQSKTLIIQNGKSNSIPSSSSSSKIESSLPENYRPREQWANKLEFVFACMAYAIGLGNVWRFPYLCYKNGGGAFFIPYFIFLVFGAAPILFLEVAIGQYFRQGGITVWREICPLFRGIGFGTITISFILNCYYVVVIAWALLYLYYSLRGDLLWASCNNEWNTDRCWTQSMNTTARNDSVNSVIEFWEHKILQISPGIDQPNGFQWELVLTLAIAWILCFFSIWKGVKSTGKAVYVTAVFPYVVITALFIRGITLPGASEGIKFYLYPDFSRLSDSQVWMDAGTQIFFSYAIALGCMVALGSYNTFNNNFYHQLLFLTGANSGTSVYSGFVIFSILGYMAHEQQLSIADVAESGPGLAFIAYPRAVAMMPGSSFWAVMFFIMILLLGLGSQFVGVEGFVTAMVDLFPQYLRIGKRREWFIFGVCIVSFLIGLSMVTRGGMYVFQLFDYYGASGMCLLWYCFFQAIVIGWIYKAENMYDNIEKMIGFRIPKFFHYCWKYITPTVIGGTFAFYLITYKSIKYNGTYEYPWWGIVFGWMLAMSSIMQLPISMLYFWFTAPNIPKKWTYLTTGNKNLVHATPHKNFNNKNDNNNNNNVNGKIKDIEIGT, encoded by the exons atgacgaacAATAAAACAGATGCGGTCCATGTAAATGGAACCACCGCTCACTATACAACGAATGGGCAGCTTGATCCAACGACAATGacaacaccatcatcttcatcatcatcatcatcagcgtCAGCATCAGCATCAGCATCAGCATCGACAATTACATCACCAATGAcgaatacaacaacaacaatgacaacagattcacaatcaaaaacattaataatacagaatggaaaatcaaattcaattccatcatcatcatcatcatcgaaaattgAATCGTCATTACCAGAAAATTATCGTCCACGTGAACAATGGGCAAATAAATTGGAATTTGTATTCGCTTGTATGGCTTATGCAATCGGTCTAGGAAATGTATGGCGTTTTCCATATCTATGCTATAAAAATGGGGGTG GtgcatttttcattccatatttcatttttcttgtatTTGGCGCTGCAccgattctttttcttgaaGTGGCCATTGGTCAATATTTTCGTCAAGGTGGTATTACTGTATGGCGTGAAATTTGTCCATTGTTTCGTGGCATTGGTTTCGGCACTATTACCATATCGTTTATATTGAATTGTTATTATGTTGTCGTTATTGCATGGGCATTActttatctttattattcattacgTGGTGATCTATTATGGGCTAGCTGtaataatgaatggaataCTGATCGATGTTGGacacaatcaatgaatactACGGCACGAAATGATTCCGTCAATTCTGTGATTGAATTTTGGGAACATAAAATATTACAAATTAGTCCCGGTATTGATCAACCAAATGGTTTTCAATGGGAATTAGTATTGACACTGGCAATTGCTTGGATTTTATGTTTCTTTTCCATATGGAAAGGTGTTAAATCCACTGGCAAAGCTGTTTATGTGACTGCTGTATTTCCATATGTGGTCATTACGGCATTATTTATACGTGGCATTACATTACCAGGCGCTAGTGAaggaatcaaattttatctGTATCCAGATTTTTCACGTCTTAGTGATTCACAGGTATGGATGGATGCTGGTacacagatttttttctcctatGCAATAGCGCTTGGTTGTATGGTTGCATTGGGCAGTTACAATACTTTTAACAATAATTTCTATCA tcaattattgtttttaacTGGTGCAAATTCCGGTACATCTGTCTATTCTGGTTTTGTCATATTCTCCATTTTGGGTTATATGGcacatgaacaacaattgagTATTGCCGATGTTGCTGAATCTGGACCCGGTTTAGCGTTTATCGCTTATCCACGTGCTGTTGCAATGATGcctggatcatcattttgggccgtaatgtttttcattatgatcTTATTATTGGGATTAGGTTCACAATTTGTTGGTGTTGAAGGTTTCGTAACGGCTATGGTGGATTTATTTCCACAATATTTACGCATTGGTAAACGTCGTGAATGGTTTATATTTGGTGTTTGTATTGTTAGCTTTTTGATCGGTTTATCCATGGTCACTAGG GGTGGAATGtatgtttttcaattattcgattattatgGTGCAAGTGGAATGTGTCTGCTTTGGTATTGTTTCTTTCAAGCCATTGTCATTGGATGGATTTACA AAGCCGAAAATATGtatgataatattgaaaaaatgattggttTTCGTATAccgaaatttttccattattgttGGAAATACATTACACCCACTGTTATCGGTGGTACGTTTGCATTCTATTTGATTacatataaatcaatcaa ATATAACGGTACATATGAATATCCATGGTGGGGTATTGTATTCGGTTGGATGTTGGCAATGTCATCCATTATGCAATTGCCGATTTCAATGCTGTATTTTTGGTTCACGGCACCAAATATACCAAAA aaATGGACATATTTGACCACTGGAAACAAGAATCTTGTTCATGCAACACCgcataaaaatttcaacaacaaaaatgataacaacaacaacaacaacgtgaatggaaaaatcaaagatattgaaattggaacat
- the LOC124489798 gene encoding sodium- and chloride-dependent GABA transporter 2 isoform X2: protein MTNNKTDAVHVNGTTAHYTTNGQLDPTTMTTPSSSSSSSSASASASASASTITSPMTNTTTTMTTDSQSKTLIIQNGKSNSIPSSSSSSKIESSLPENYRPREQWANKLEFVFACMAYAIGLGNVWRFPYLCYKNGGGAFFIPYFIFLVFGAAPILFLEVAIGQYFRQGGITVWREICPLFRGIGFGTITISFILNCYYVVVIAWALLYLYYSLRGDLLWASCNNEWNTDRCWTQSMNTTARNDSVNSVIEFWEHKILQISPGIDQPNGFQWELVLTLAIAWILCFFSIWKGVKSTGKAVYVTAVFPYVVITALFIRGITLPGASEGIKFYLYPDFSRLSDSQVWMDAGTQIFFSYAIALGCMVALGSYNTFNNNFYHQLLFLTGANSGTSVYSGFVIFSILGYMAHEQQLSIADVAESGPGLAFIAYPRAVAMMPGSSFWAVMFFIMILLLGLGSQFVGVEGFVTAMVDLFPQYLRIGKRREWFIFGVCIVSFLIGLSMVTRGGMYVFQLFDYYGASGMCLLWYCFFQAIVIGWIYKAENMYDNIEKMIGFRIPKFFHYCWKYITPTVIGGTFAFYLITYKSIKYNGTYEYPWWGIVFGWMLAMSSIMQLPISMLYFWFTAPNIPKKWTYLTTGNKNLVHATPHKNFNNKNDNNNNNNVNGKIKDIEIGT, encoded by the exons atgacgaacAATAAAACAGATGCGGTCCATGTAAATGGAACCACCGCTCACTATACAACGAATGGGCAGCTTGATCCAACGACAATGacaacaccatcatcttcatcatcatcatcatcagcgtCAGCATCAGCATCAGCATCAGCATCGACAATTACATCACCAATGAcgaatacaacaacaacaatgacaacagattcacaatcaaaaacattaataatacagaatggaaaatcaaattcaattccatcatcatcatcatcatcgaaaattgAATCGTCATTACCAGAAAATTATCGTCCACGTGAACAATGGGCAAATAAATTGGAATTTGTATTCGCTTGTATGGCTTATGCAATCGGTCTAGGAAATGTATGGCGTTTTCCATATCTATGCTATAAAAATGGGGGTG GtgcatttttcattccatatttcatttttcttgtatTTGGCGCTGCAccgattctttttcttgaaGTGGCCATTGGTCAATATTTTCGTCAAGGTGGTATTACTGTATGGCGTGAAATTTGTCCATTGTTTCGTGGCATTGGTTTCGGCACTATTACCATATCGTTTATATTGAATTGTTATTATGTTGTCGTTATTGCATGGGCATTActttatctttattattcattacgTGGTGATCTATTATGGGCTAGCTGtaataatgaatggaataCTGATCGATGTTGGacacaatcaatgaatactACGGCACGAAATGATTCCGTCAATTCTGTGATTGAATTTTGGGAACATAAAATATTACAAATTAGTCCCGGTATTGATCAACCAAATGGTTTTCAATGGGAATTAGTATTGACACTGGCAATTGCTTGGATTTTATGTTTCTTTTCCATATGGAAAGGTGTTAAATCCACTGGCAAAGCTGTTTATGTGACTGCTGTATTTCCATATGTGGTCATTACGGCATTATTTATACGTGGCATTACATTACCAGGCGCTAGTGAaggaatcaaattttatctGTATCCAGATTTTTCACGTCTTAGTGATTCACAGGTATGGATGGATGCTGGTacacagatttttttctcctatGCAATAGCGCTTGGTTGTATGGTTGCATTGGGCAGTTACAATACTTTTAACAATAATTTCTATCA tcaattattgtttttaacTGGTGCAAATTCCGGTACATCTGTCTATTCTGGTTTTGTCATATTCTCCATTTTGGGTTATATGGcacatgaacaacaattgagTATTGCCGATGTTGCTGAATCTGGACCCGGTTTAGCGTTTATCGCTTATCCACGTGCTGTTGCAATGATGcctggatcatcattttgggccgtaatgtttttcattatgatcTTATTATTGGGATTAGGTTCACAATTTGTTGGTGTTGAAGGTTTCGTAACGGCTATGGTGGATTTATTTCCACAATATTTACGCATTGGTAAACGTCGTGAATGGTTTATATTTGGTGTTTGTATTGTTAGCTTTTTGATCGGTTTATCCATGGTCACTAGG GGTGGAATGtatgtttttcaattattcgattattatgGTGCAAGTGGAATGTGTCTGCTTTGGTATTGTTTCTTTCAAGCCATTGTCATTGGATGGATTTACA AAGCCGAAAATATGtatgataatattgaaaaaatgattggttTTCGTATAccgaaatttttccattattgttGGAAATACATTACACCCACTGTTATCGGTGGTACGTTTGCATTCTATTTGATTacatataaatcaatcaa ATATAACGGTACATATGAATATCCATGGTGGGGTATTGTATTCGGTTGGATGTTGGCAATGTCATCCATTATGCAATTGCCGATTTCAATGCTGTATTTTTGGTTCACGGCACCAAATATACCAAAA aaATGGACATATTTGACCACTGGAAACAAGAATCTTGTTCATGCAACACCgcataaaaatttcaacaacaaaaatgataacaacaacaacaacaacgtgaatggaaaaatcaaagatattgaaattggaacatga
- the LOC124489802 gene encoding uncharacterized protein LOC124489802 has product MSSSTIRLRKWFHWNHFAYLLVLLLINEMIVETWQQIQYEHPDSASQPMEQVEFNYHQGDEHHIVKRKLKMKSILGGGRSKSKQSRPKPQSNPYPKQPAHNPAYSSGSSSNPYPKQPAYNPNYPAGPPPAYPGSSHHSGYPAGPPPPYPGLNSGGSAGGRGYLQQSNYPRYPQQSASYPAQNPYPGYQNKPGTFGSGNMFGHSYGNNYGSGGYRKGKGLNIGRSIGTAGFGALAGTALGAYGGYKLGRMVGGLGRMGHYGYYNDQGRYMRCEPPRNIKVDPETNISYIPLDDAYDRRCSYFDRPPPSYIEPSMLTSAANVINIIPSAFLLFVIIFVQIFSTNRRII; this is encoded by the exons atgtcttcaTCTACGATTAGATTACGAAAATGGTTCCATTGGAATCATTTTGCATATCTTttggtattattattaatcaatgaaatgattgttgaAACATGGCAACAAATACAATATGAACATCCAGATTCAGCTTCACAACCAATGGAACAGgttgaattcaattatcatcaaggTGATGAACATCATATTGTTAAAcgtaaattgaaaatgaaatctatATTGGGCGGTGGAAGATCTAAATCCAAACAATCTAGACCTAAACCACAATCAAATCCGTATCCAAAACAACCGGCACATAATCCTGCTTATTCatctggttcatcatcaaatcctTATCCAAAACAACCTGCATATAATCCAAACTATCCAGCTGGTCCACCACCAGCATATCCTGGTTCATCACATCATAGTGGTTATCCAGCTGGTCCACCGCCACCCTATCCGGGATTAAATAGTGGTGGTTCTGCTGGTGGTCGTGGTTATCTACAACAATCCAATTATCCAAGATATCCTCAACAATCGGCAAGTTATCCAGCACAAAATCCTTATCCAGGAT ATCAAAATAAACCTGGAACATTTGGTAGTGGAAATATGTTTGGACATTCATATGGCAATAATTATGGTAGCGGTGGCTATCGTAAAGGCAAAGGTCTTAACATTGGTCGAAGTATTGGAACGGCTGGATTTGGTGCATTGGCCGGTACAGCACTCGGTGCTTATGGTGGTTATAAATTAGGCCGAATGGTTGGAGGTCTTGGCCGTATGGGACATTATggttattataatgatcaagGCCGTTATATGCGTTGTGAACCACCACGTAATATAAAAGTTGATCCGGAAACAAATATTTCATACATTCCATTAGATGATGCTTATGATCGTCGTTGTTCATATTTTGATCGGCCACCACCATCTTATATTGAACCATCGATGTTAACATCAGCTGCTAATGTTATCAACATTATACCATCGGcattcttgttgtttgtcattaTATTCGTACAAATTTTCTCCACAAATCGAAGAATAatctaa